In Phacochoerus africanus isolate WHEZ1 chromosome 1, ROS_Pafr_v1, whole genome shotgun sequence, the following are encoded in one genomic region:
- the B3GALNT1 gene encoding UDP-GalNAc:beta-1,3-N-acetylgalactosaminyltransferase 1 has protein sequence MAPVLPITLPSKMSLRSLKWSLLLLSLLSFLVMWYLSLPHYNVIERVNWMYFYEYEPIYRQDFHFTLREHSNCSHQNPFLVILVTSHPSDVKARQAIRVTWGEKKSWWGYEVLTFFLLGQQAEREDKVLALSLEDEHLLYGDIIRQDFLDTYNNLTLKTIMAFRWVTEFCPNARYIMKTDTDVFINTGNLVKYLLNLNHSEKFFTGYPLIDNYSYRGFYQKTHISYQEYPFKVFPPYCSGLGYIMSRDLVPRIYEMMSHVKPIKFEDVYVGICLNLLKVDIHIPEDTNLFFLYRIHLDVCQLRRVIAAHGFSSKEIITFWQVMLRNTTCHY, from the coding sequence ATGGCCCCAGTGCTCCCGATCACTCTTCCGAGTAAGATGTCCCTGAGATCCCTCAAGTGGAGCCTCCTGCTGCTGTCGCTGCTGAGTTTCCTAGTGATGTGGTACCTGAGCCTCCCCCACTACAACGTGATCGAGCGTGTGAACTGGATGTACTTCTACGAGTATGAGCCCATTTACAGACAAGACTTTCATTTCACACTTCGAGAGCACTCAAACTGCTCTCATCAAAACCCGTTTCTTGTCATCCTGGTGACCTCACACCCCTCAGATGTGAAAGCCAGACAGGCCATTAGAGTTACTTGGGGTGAAAAGAAGTCTTGGTGGGGATATGAGGTTCTGACGTTTTTCTTATTAGGACAGCAGGCTGAAAGGGAAGACAAAGTGTTAGCCTTATCCTTAGAGGATGAGCACCTTCTTTATGGTGACATAATACGGCAAGATTTTTTAGACACATACAATAACCTGACCTTGAAAACGATTATGGCATTTAGGTGGGTAACTGAATTTTGCCCCAATGCCAGGTACATCATGAAGACAGACACGGATGTTTTCATCAATACTGGCAATTTAGTgaagtatcttttaaatttaaaccaCTCAGAAAAGTTTTTCACAGGTTATCCTCTAATTGATAATTATTCCTATAGAGGATTTTACCAAAAAACCCATATTTCATACCAGGAGTATCCCTTCAAAGTGTTTCCCCCCTACTGCAGTGGGTTGGGTTATATAATGTCCAGAGATTTGGTGCCAAGGATCTATGAAATGATGAGTCACGTAAAACCCATCAAGTTCGAAGATGTCTATGTTGGAATCTGTTTGAATTTATTAAAAGTGGACATTCATATTCCAGAAGACacaaaccttttctttttatataggATCCATTTGGATGTCTGTCAACTCAGACGTGTGATTGCAGCCCATGGCTTTTCTTCCAAGGAAATTATCACATTTTGGCAGGTTATGCTAAGGAACACCACATGCCATTATTAA